A region of Brevundimonas sp. NIBR10 DNA encodes the following proteins:
- a CDS encoding nucleoside transporter C-terminal domain-containing protein, which produces MFSLLNLQSLFGLIVIVAAAWGLSENKRAFPWRLALGAVGVQALLVLALFAIPGSQVVLAGITGAVDGLTVAASKGAQFVFGYLAGGQQPYVVGNEGALFTFAFNVLPMILVISALSALLWHWKILKWITLGFGFLFQKTMGLGGASALAVAANIFLGMIESPIMIRAYLDKLTRSEIFLMMVVGLATVAGSTMVAYATILSAVLPNAAGHVLVASIVSAPAGVLLARIMIPEKAGEGGAVADYGSALKYDSAIDAIVKGTADGLMVVMNISAVLIVFVALVALVNIMIGWIPVFGEPLTLERLLGWIFWPVAWLTGVEASEAGRAGWLLGVKLTLTEFVAFIELGKVPAAEMSERTRMLMTYALCGFANIGSVGITVTGLSVLMPERREEVLGMIWKALFAGFCATLMTAAVVGAMPASIFG; this is translated from the coding sequence ATGTTCAGCCTGCTGAACCTTCAGAGCCTGTTCGGGCTGATCGTCATCGTGGCGGCGGCCTGGGGGCTGTCCGAGAACAAGCGGGCCTTTCCCTGGCGGCTGGCGCTCGGCGCGGTCGGGGTGCAGGCCCTGCTGGTGCTGGCGCTGTTCGCCATTCCGGGATCGCAGGTCGTGCTGGCCGGGATCACCGGCGCGGTCGACGGCCTGACGGTGGCGGCGTCCAAGGGCGCGCAGTTCGTGTTCGGCTATCTGGCCGGGGGACAGCAGCCCTATGTGGTCGGCAACGAGGGGGCCCTGTTCACCTTCGCCTTCAACGTCCTGCCGATGATCCTGGTGATCTCGGCCCTGTCGGCGTTGCTTTGGCACTGGAAGATCCTGAAGTGGATCACGCTGGGGTTCGGCTTCCTCTTCCAGAAGACCATGGGGCTCGGCGGAGCCTCGGCCCTGGCGGTGGCGGCCAACATCTTTCTGGGCATGATCGAGAGCCCGATCATGATCCGCGCCTATCTGGACAAGCTGACGCGGTCCGAGATCTTTCTGATGATGGTGGTGGGGCTGGCCACGGTCGCGGGATCGACCATGGTGGCCTATGCGACCATCCTGTCGGCGGTCCTGCCCAATGCGGCGGGCCATGTGCTGGTCGCCTCGATCGTCTCGGCCCCGGCGGGGGTGCTGCTGGCCCGGATCATGATCCCGGAAAAGGCGGGCGAGGGCGGGGCGGTCGCCGACTACGGCTCGGCGTTGAAATACGACTCGGCCATCGACGCCATCGTCAAGGGCACGGCCGACGGCCTGATGGTGGTGATGAACATCTCGGCGGTGCTGATCGTGTTCGTGGCCCTGGTCGCCCTGGTCAACATCATGATCGGCTGGATCCCGGTCTTCGGCGAGCCCCTGACCCTTGAACGTCTGCTGGGCTGGATCTTCTGGCCGGTCGCCTGGTTGACGGGGGTGGAGGCTTCGGAGGCCGGTCGCGCGGGCTGGCTGCTGGGCGTCAAACTGACCCTGACCGAGTTCGTCGCCTTTATCGAACTGGGCAAGGTGCCGGCCGCCGAGATGAGCGAGCGGACGCGGATGCTGATGACCTATGCCCTGTGCGGCTTCGCCAACATCGGCTCGGTCGGGATCACGGTGACGGGCCTGTCGGTCCTGATGCCCGAACGCCGCGAAGAGGTGCTGGGCATGATCTGGAAAGCCTTGTTCGCCGGCTTCTGCGCCACCCTGATGACGGCAGCGGTTGTCGGGGCCATGCCGGCCTCCATATTCGGCTGA
- a CDS encoding glutathione S-transferase gives MKLYTSKRAPNPRRVRWVMAEKAITDVEIVEVDIMAGDHKTPEYRGKVGVPHVPALELDDGTTISESVAIGRYLESMYPEPNLFGHDAREQAVIEMWTRRCEFYLANPLMLNVRHSHPALAALEGVQVAEVAEYNRVWAERFMRTLDRQLAGNAFIAGDRFTIADIVATIGLDFARLVKVRPPEDLVALNRWYETCRARPAASAGA, from the coding sequence ATGAAACTCTATACCTCGAAGCGCGCGCCCAACCCGCGCCGGGTCCGCTGGGTCATGGCCGAAAAGGCCATCACCGACGTCGAGATCGTCGAGGTCGACATCATGGCCGGCGACCACAAGACGCCCGAGTACCGCGGCAAGGTCGGCGTGCCCCACGTCCCGGCGCTGGAACTCGACGACGGCACGACCATCTCGGAATCGGTCGCCATCGGCCGGTATCTGGAGTCCATGTACCCCGAGCCCAATCTGTTCGGTCACGACGCCCGCGAACAGGCGGTCATCGAGATGTGGACGCGGCGCTGCGAATTCTATCTGGCCAATCCGCTGATGCTGAACGTGCGCCACTCGCACCCGGCCCTGGCCGCCCTGGAAGGCGTTCAGGTCGCCGAGGTCGCCGAATACAACCGCGTCTGGGCCGAGCGTTTCATGCGCACCCTGGACCGCCAACTCGCCGGCAACGCCTTCATCGCCGGTGACCGGTTCACCATCGCCGACATCGTCGCCACGATCGGCCTGGACTTCGCCCGCTTGGTCAAGGTCCGCCCGCCCGAGGATCTCGTCGCCCTGAACCGCTGGTACGAGACCTGCCGGGCGCGGCCGGCGGCGTCTGCGGGCGCGTGA
- a CDS encoding 2'-5' RNA ligase family protein: MIDTDPLIVSLGFDTETFERLDGLRRSHFPPALNKIPAHLTLFHHLPGDRPDEVTAALAEAAGTVAPFALEVSGLRKLGRGVALTLVSPELISIRARIAARFADVLTPQDRQGFRPHVTIQNKVDPKEAAALHDRLAAGFTPWTATAEALLLWRYRGGPWEAAGRFDLARTD, translated from the coding sequence GTGATCGACACCGACCCGCTGATCGTCAGCCTGGGGTTCGATACGGAGACGTTCGAGCGGCTCGACGGACTGCGCCGGTCCCATTTCCCGCCGGCGCTGAACAAGATCCCTGCGCACCTGACCCTGTTCCACCATCTGCCCGGCGACCGGCCCGATGAGGTCACAGCCGCCTTGGCCGAGGCTGCCGGCACCGTCGCCCCCTTCGCGCTGGAGGTGTCGGGTCTGCGCAAGCTCGGCCGGGGCGTCGCCCTGACGCTGGTCAGCCCCGAACTCATTTCGATCCGTGCGCGGATCGCTGCGCGCTTCGCCGACGTCCTGACCCCTCAGGATCGCCAGGGTTTCCGACCCCACGTCACCATCCAGAACAAGGTCGATCCGAAGGAGGCGGCCGCTCTCCACGACCGCCTTGCCGCTGGTTTCACGCCCTGGACCGCCACAGCCGAGGCCCTGCTGCTTTGGCGCTATCGCGGCGGCCCGTGGGAAGCGGCGGGCCGGTTCGATCTTGCGAGGACCGATTAG
- a CDS encoding type II toxin-antitoxin system Phd/YefM family antitoxin, whose product MAVIANIHEAKTTLSKLIERALAGEEVIIARAGKPVVELKALNPSVVDREAIRQKRLALFGSMEGKMNLQPGWEESAFDADMHRKWYGEEPEGLPHAAETAAPLTR is encoded by the coding sequence ATGGCCGTCATCGCGAACATCCACGAAGCCAAGACGACGCTGTCCAAGCTGATCGAACGCGCGCTTGCGGGCGAAGAGGTCATCATCGCCCGGGCAGGCAAGCCGGTGGTCGAGCTCAAGGCGCTCAACCCCTCTGTCGTCGATCGTGAGGCCATCCGCCAGAAGCGCCTGGCGCTCTTCGGCAGTATGGAGGGAAAGATGAATCTCCAGCCCGGCTGGGAAGAGTCAGCCTTCGACGCCGATATGCACCGCAAATGGTATGGCGAGGAGCCCGAGGGTTTGCCCCACGCAGCCGAGACAGCAGCGCCGTTGACGCGCTGA
- a CDS encoding type II toxin-antitoxin system VapC family toxin: protein MRLLLDANIVIWLLGSPIRISPAVIRTLEDADNDLFVSTASLMEIAAKASTGRLIFDQEARQKVEAMSDWLPVTADHAWKVRNLPPIHKDPFDRVIVAQAMIEGMTLVTGDRILADYGVSVILT, encoded by the coding sequence ATGCGGCTGCTGCTCGACGCCAACATCGTCATCTGGCTGCTCGGAAGTCCGATCCGGATTTCACCCGCAGTGATCCGGACTTTAGAGGACGCCGACAACGACCTGTTCGTAAGTACGGCGTCCTTGATGGAGATCGCCGCCAAGGCCTCGACAGGGCGTCTGATATTCGATCAGGAAGCGCGCCAGAAGGTTGAAGCGATGTCCGACTGGCTGCCCGTGACAGCCGACCACGCCTGGAAGGTCCGAAACCTCCCGCCGATCCACAAGGATCCCTTTGACCGGGTCATCGTGGCCCAGGCGATGATCGAGGGCATGACGCTCGTCACCGGCGACCGGATTCTGGCCGACTATGGGGTCTCGGTGATCCTGACCTGA
- a CDS encoding PaaI family thioesterase, whose translation MVAKLAVTEGEFAGWHTYDLHGTFDQVVGPFYFRPDPDGRMRCAFRAEPKHMNAGNRMHGGCLMTFADIALFQTAYQEMEGRNGVTVQLDSTLIDGGYVGELIEATGEVVRAGGSLIFVRGQITTGQRTLMTFSGIIKKFDLRN comes from the coding sequence ATGGTCGCGAAACTGGCGGTGACCGAGGGCGAGTTCGCCGGTTGGCATACCTATGACCTGCACGGCACCTTCGACCAGGTGGTCGGCCCCTTCTATTTCAGGCCCGACCCCGACGGCCGGATGCGTTGCGCCTTTCGCGCCGAGCCCAAGCACATGAACGCGGGCAATCGCATGCACGGCGGCTGTCTGATGACCTTCGCCGACATCGCCCTGTTCCAGACCGCCTATCAGGAGATGGAGGGACGCAACGGCGTGACGGTGCAGCTGGACTCCACCCTGATCGACGGCGGCTATGTCGGGGAACTGATCGAGGCGACGGGAGAGGTCGTCCGTGCGGGGGGTTCGTTGATCTTCGTGCGTGGCCAGATCACGACGGGTCAGCGGACGTTGATGACCTTCTCCGGCATCATCAAGAAGTTCGACCTGCGGAACTGA
- a CDS encoding DUF3253 domain-containing protein: protein MSDPIETAIFEKLARVDPKGDNGKSIEPAEVAKALQPEQWQRMMPKVRGVALGLMRQGRLTITKKGKAIDPNAMKGVIRLRLPTAEETAAALAALPPVVNEDDDDFA from the coding sequence ATGAGCGACCCCATCGAAACCGCAATCTTCGAAAAACTGGCCCGCGTCGACCCCAAGGGCGACAATGGCAAGAGCATCGAACCCGCCGAAGTGGCCAAGGCCCTGCAACCCGAACAGTGGCAGCGCATGATGCCCAAGGTGCGCGGCGTGGCGCTGGGCCTGATGCGCCAGGGCCGGCTGACCATCACCAAGAAGGGCAAGGCGATCGATCCGAACGCCATGAAGGGCGTGATCCGCCTGCGCCTGCCCACGGCGGAAGAGACCGCTGCGGCGCTGGCGGCGCTTCCGCCGGTCGTCAACGAGGACGATGACGACTTCGCCTGA
- a CDS encoding uracil-DNA glycosylase family protein — protein MTTSPERSAPDLDAVLADIRACRACLGELPHTPRPVVRVFPQTRLLICGQAPGRRVHESGLPFTDPSGDRLRGWMGVDYETFYADHRIGVAAQAFCYPGTAPKGGDYPPPRRCAELWRPRLLAALPQMELTLLVGGYAQAWALGARARDNMTETVRAWRDFAPTILPMPHPSWRNTAWLRKNSWFDAEVVPYLRNRVHDILSNNSAHPGESRDPLLL, from the coding sequence ATGACGACTTCGCCTGAGAGGTCCGCGCCTGATCTCGACGCCGTCCTCGCCGACATCCGCGCCTGTCGGGCGTGTCTGGGCGAACTCCCGCACACGCCGCGACCGGTGGTGCGGGTCTTTCCACAGACGCGGCTGCTGATCTGCGGCCAGGCGCCGGGGCGGCGCGTGCATGAGAGCGGCCTGCCCTTCACCGATCCGTCCGGCGACCGGCTGCGGGGCTGGATGGGTGTGGATTACGAGACCTTCTACGCCGATCACCGCATCGGCGTTGCGGCCCAGGCCTTCTGTTATCCGGGAACGGCCCCGAAGGGCGGAGACTACCCGCCGCCGCGACGCTGCGCCGAACTGTGGCGGCCCCGGCTGCTGGCCGCCCTGCCGCAGATGGAGCTGACCCTGCTGGTCGGCGGCTATGCCCAGGCCTGGGCGCTCGGCGCGCGGGCCAGGGACAACATGACCGAGACGGTGCGGGCCTGGCGAGACTTTGCGCCCACGATCCTGCCGATGCCGCATCCGTCCTGGCGCAACACGGCGTGGCTGCGCAAGAATTCCTGGTTCGACGCCGAGGTCGTGCCTTACTTGCGCAACAGGGTTCACGACATACTCTCCAACAACTCCGCTCATCCCGGCGAAAGCCGGGACCCACTTCTTTTGTGA
- a CDS encoding alpha/beta fold hydrolase, producing MGLAVLAALALASCTTPYVQPPLTPPAAFAGPMIVEPARPGSPGAFIVQDGARLPFLRWSPANAQPDVVIVALHGMNDHDASFRLAGPWWAQAGIETWSYDQRGFGRAPGRGIWAGEASMVEDLRTITALVRARRPNATIAVVGESMGGSVAAAAFASDRAPDADRLILLAPGVWGWSSQNIANRTSLWIAARALGSTAVQPPDFIARHILASSNLAELVRNGDDPDSILSTRFDTISGLVSLMETASNSLGRTRIPTLLMYGAQDQVVEPGPMRRALIRAGDAPNLRTAWYPDGWHLLNRDLDAEVVYGDVAAWLRSPDPLAPLPSGAGPVQPQLKHR from the coding sequence GTGGGTCTGGCAGTCCTCGCAGCCCTTGCCCTGGCCTCCTGCACAACCCCCTATGTCCAGCCGCCGCTGACGCCACCCGCCGCCTTCGCAGGGCCCATGATCGTCGAGCCCGCGCGGCCGGGATCGCCCGGGGCCTTCATCGTCCAGGACGGCGCGCGCCTGCCCTTCCTGCGCTGGAGCCCGGCGAACGCACAGCCTGACGTCGTCATTGTCGCCCTGCACGGCATGAATGACCACGACGCCTCCTTCAGACTCGCGGGGCCGTGGTGGGCGCAAGCCGGCATCGAGACCTGGAGCTACGACCAGCGCGGCTTCGGCCGGGCCCCCGGACGGGGCATCTGGGCGGGGGAGGCGAGCATGGTCGAGGATCTTCGCACCATCACCGCCCTGGTCCGCGCGCGACGTCCCAATGCCACGATCGCGGTGGTGGGCGAGAGCATGGGCGGGTCGGTGGCGGCGGCCGCCTTCGCCTCGGACCGGGCCCCCGACGCCGACCGGCTGATCCTGCTGGCCCCCGGCGTCTGGGGCTGGTCCAGCCAGAACATCGCCAACCGCACCAGCCTGTGGATCGCCGCCCGGGCCCTGGGTTCGACGGCGGTCCAGCCGCCCGATTTCATCGCCCGCCACATCCTGGCCTCGTCCAACCTGGCCGAACTGGTCAGGAACGGCGACGACCCCGACAGCATCCTGTCCACCCGGTTCGACACCATCTCGGGCCTGGTCAGCCTGATGGAGACGGCGTCGAACAGCCTGGGCCGCACCCGCATCCCGACCCTGCTGATGTACGGTGCCCAAGATCAGGTGGTCGAGCCCGGCCCCATGCGTCGCGCCCTGATCCGCGCAGGCGACGCGCCCAACCTGCGCACCGCCTGGTATCCCGACGGCTGGCATTTGCTGAATCGCGACCTCGATGCGGAGGTCGTCTATGGCGACGTGGCGGCGTGGTTGCGCAGTCCGGACCCGCTCGCACCGCTGCCGTCCGGGGCAGGCCCGGTCCAACCGCAGCTCAAGCATCGCTAG
- the fliF gene encoding flagellar basal-body MS-ring/collar protein FliF: MVLGVGAGVAAVLVLLMMRVGQSPDALLYSNLDLKEAGDITASLEQAGIKYKTQGDGSTIMVNRDEVGTARMMVAQKGLVTSGSVGYELFDNQSVLGQTEFQQNLNEKRALEGELSRNILSFRGISSAKVMIALPRREMFASDTAEPTAAVTVGVGGRALTGDQIQAIRNVVASSVPGLKPERVTVTDTANRTLAAGSADGGFSAASASDAKNEAEMQLQARILDIVEGVVGPGAARVQVTAEIDHSRATTQEQRFDPDGQVVRSTSTNGTESTDTTGQPDGGATATNNIPGGAPPATTPIGSSDKANTETTNYEISNTTTTTIREAGEVQKLAVAVAVDGVWTPAADGQGEPTFAPRSAEDIAKIDALVKAAIGFDQPRGDQVKVEAIRFSRDTSGAGGTEAKASMLDFTKNDIMRGVELLVLLVTGLLLIFFVLRPLLKSATGGAGGGPLAMAVAGPGGPGVTQLQATLAGGQPMLGGPPSEMDQRLDIARIEGQVKASSVKKVAEFVEKHPDESTAILRSWVHES; this comes from the coding sequence ATGGTGCTGGGCGTCGGCGCGGGTGTCGCGGCGGTGCTCGTCCTGTTGATGATGCGCGTCGGCCAGTCGCCGGACGCCCTGCTCTATTCCAACCTGGACCTGAAGGAGGCGGGCGACATCACCGCCTCGCTGGAACAGGCAGGCATCAAGTACAAGACCCAGGGCGACGGCTCGACCATCATGGTCAACCGCGACGAGGTCGGCACCGCCCGGATGATGGTGGCCCAGAAGGGTCTCGTGACCTCGGGCTCGGTCGGATACGAGCTGTTCGACAACCAGTCGGTGCTGGGCCAGACCGAGTTCCAGCAGAACCTCAATGAAAAGCGCGCCCTCGAAGGCGAGCTGTCGAGGAACATCCTGTCGTTCCGGGGCATCTCCTCGGCCAAGGTGATGATCGCCCTGCCGCGCCGCGAGATGTTCGCCAGTGACACCGCCGAGCCCACGGCGGCGGTCACCGTCGGCGTCGGCGGTCGCGCCCTGACCGGCGACCAGATTCAGGCCATCCGCAACGTCGTCGCCTCCTCCGTGCCCGGCCTGAAGCCCGAGCGGGTCACGGTCACCGACACCGCCAACCGCACCCTCGCGGCTGGTTCCGCAGACGGCGGCTTCTCGGCTGCCTCGGCCTCCGACGCCAAGAACGAGGCGGAGATGCAGCTCCAGGCCCGCATCCTGGACATCGTCGAAGGCGTCGTCGGTCCCGGCGCCGCGCGCGTCCAGGTCACCGCCGAGATCGACCACAGTCGCGCCACCACCCAGGAACAACGCTTCGATCCCGACGGCCAGGTCGTCCGCTCGACCTCCACCAACGGCACCGAGTCGACCGACACGACGGGTCAGCCGGACGGCGGTGCCACGGCGACCAACAACATCCCCGGCGGCGCGCCCCCGGCCACCACTCCGATCGGGTCCTCCGACAAAGCCAACACAGAGACCACCAACTACGAAATCTCCAACACCACCACGACCACCATCCGCGAGGCGGGCGAGGTGCAGAAGCTGGCCGTCGCGGTCGCCGTCGACGGCGTCTGGACCCCGGCCGCCGACGGCCAGGGCGAGCCGACCTTCGCGCCCCGCTCGGCCGAGGACATCGCCAAGATCGACGCCCTGGTGAAGGCCGCCATCGGCTTCGATCAGCCGCGCGGCGACCAGGTCAAGGTCGAGGCCATTCGTTTCAGCCGCGACACCTCGGGTGCGGGCGGCACCGAGGCCAAGGCCTCCATGCTGGACTTCACCAAGAACGACATCATGCGCGGCGTCGAACTGCTGGTGCTGCTGGTGACCGGCCTGCTGCTGATCTTCTTCGTGCTGAGGCCGTTGCTGAAGTCGGCGACCGGCGGCGCGGGCGGCGGCCCTCTGGCCATGGCCGTGGCGGGTCCCGGCGGGCCGGGTGTTACCCAGCTTCAGGCCACCCTGGCGGGCGGCCAGCCCATGCTCGGCGGCCCTCCGTCGGAGATGGATCAGCGGCTCGACATCGCCCGCATCGAGGGACAGGTGAAGGCCTCCTCGGTCAAGAAGGTCGCCGAATTCGTCGAAAAGCACCCGGATGAGTCCACCGCCATCCTGCGCAGCTGGGTGCACGAAAGCTGA
- the fliG gene encoding flagellar motor switch protein FliG: protein MAKQAGSTKKASVEDAKKLTGPEKAAVILLSLGEEHTQLWKNLDDEEIKEISQAMASLGTVSSNVVEELMMEFVSGMSGSGAVLGSFEQTQKLLAAFLPPDRVDGLMEEIRGPAGRTMWDKLGNVNESVLANYLKNEYPQTVAVVLSKIKPEHASRVLTALPEDFALECVQRMLRMEPVQRDILDKIEQTLRTEFMSNLARTSKRDSHEMMADIFNSFDRQTEARFIGALEERNREAAERIRALMFVFEDLSKLDPGGVQTLLRVVEKDKLALALKGASETLREMFFTNMSERASKIMREDMESMGPVRLKDVDSAQMAMVQAAKDLAAKGEIMLAGAGGADDELIY, encoded by the coding sequence ATGGCAAAGCAGGCTGGAAGTACCAAAAAGGCTTCGGTCGAGGACGCCAAGAAGCTGACCGGGCCTGAGAAGGCTGCGGTCATCCTGCTGTCGCTGGGCGAAGAACACACCCAGCTGTGGAAGAACCTCGACGACGAGGAGATCAAGGAGATCTCCCAGGCCATGGCGAGCCTCGGCACCGTCTCCTCGAACGTGGTCGAGGAACTGATGATGGAGTTCGTCTCCGGAATGAGCGGTTCCGGTGCGGTCCTGGGGTCGTTCGAACAGACCCAGAAGCTGCTGGCCGCCTTCCTGCCGCCCGATCGCGTCGACGGCCTGATGGAGGAAATCCGCGGTCCCGCCGGCCGGACCATGTGGGACAAGCTGGGCAATGTGAACGAAAGCGTCCTCGCCAACTATCTGAAGAACGAATACCCCCAGACGGTCGCGGTCGTTCTGTCCAAGATCAAGCCCGAGCATGCCTCCCGCGTCCTCACCGCCCTGCCCGAGGATTTCGCCCTGGAATGCGTCCAGCGCATGCTGCGCATGGAGCCGGTGCAGCGCGATATCCTGGACAAGATCGAACAGACCCTGCGCACCGAGTTCATGTCCAACCTGGCGCGGACGTCCAAACGCGACAGCCACGAGATGATGGCCGACATCTTCAATTCGTTCGATCGCCAGACCGAGGCCCGGTTCATTGGCGCGCTGGAGGAACGCAACCGCGAGGCGGCCGAGCGGATTCGCGCCCTGATGTTCGTGTTCGAGGACCTGTCAAAGCTCGATCCCGGCGGGGTCCAGACCCTGTTGCGCGTGGTCGAGAAGGACAAGCTCGCCCTGGCGCTGAAGGGGGCGTCCGAAACCCTGCGCGAGATGTTCTTCACCAACATGAGCGAGCGTGCCTCCAAGATCATGCGCGAGGATATGGAATCCATGGGCCCGGTCCGGCTCAAGGACGTCGACTCGGCCCAGATGGCCATGGTCCAGGCGGCCAAGGATCTGGCGGCCAAGGGCGAGATCATGCTGGCCGGTGCCGGCGGCGCCGACGACGAGCTGATCTACTGA
- a CDS encoding flagellar assembly protein FlbE: MTHVAPLNSRPFSFDTEFASDGSTTRTGAAFVPTKRAYLPAEVEALVAQGRLEAREAALAEVESLQAMALVTIGQAIAASAPALGQVAQAHREQSAELALAAARVIATAALDRFPAGPLQEALEQLGSEIDAAPRLVIRARGLDETVQARLQAVCADAGFSGLIAFRDDPGMATAAFQLEWADGRADYDPAEAAARMGEALAAALAAEAGHAETLNGSPH; the protein is encoded by the coding sequence ATGACCCACGTCGCCCCCCTCAACTCCCGTCCCTTCTCCTTCGACACCGAGTTCGCCTCGGACGGATCGACGACGCGGACCGGCGCGGCCTTCGTCCCGACCAAGCGTGCCTATCTGCCGGCCGAGGTCGAGGCCCTGGTCGCGCAGGGACGGCTGGAAGCCCGCGAGGCCGCCCTTGCCGAGGTCGAAAGCCTACAGGCCATGGCCCTGGTTACAATCGGACAGGCCATCGCGGCCTCGGCTCCGGCCCTGGGCCAGGTCGCCCAGGCCCACCGCGAACAGTCGGCCGAACTGGCCCTGGCCGCCGCCCGGGTCATCGCCACCGCCGCGCTGGACCGCTTCCCGGCCGGTCCATTGCAGGAGGCGCTGGAACAGCTCGGCTCAGAGATCGATGCTGCGCCCCGGCTGGTGATCCGCGCGCGGGGCCTGGACGAGACGGTGCAGGCCCGGCTTCAGGCCGTCTGCGCCGATGCCGGCTTCTCGGGCCTGATCGCCTTCCGGGACGATCCGGGCATGGCCACCGCCGCCTTCCAGCTCGAATGGGCCGACGGCCGCGCCGACTACGATCCGGCCGAGGCCGCTGCCCGCATGGGCGAGGCCCTGGCCGCCGCCCTCGCCGCCGAGGCCGGACATGCTGAAACCCTGAACGGGAGCCCCCACTGA
- the fliN gene encoding flagellar motor switch protein FliN translates to MADDFALEEFGASTALATADEGGDKSATDLATVFDVPVNISAVLGKAHMTVAQLLKLNRGSVLELDRKVGEAIDIFVNNRLVARGEVVVVEDRLGVTMTEIIKTEDSAA, encoded by the coding sequence ATGGCTGACGATTTCGCCCTGGAGGAATTCGGCGCCTCCACCGCCCTGGCCACCGCTGACGAAGGGGGCGACAAGAGCGCCACCGATCTGGCCACCGTCTTCGATGTGCCGGTCAACATTTCGGCCGTTCTGGGCAAGGCCCACATGACCGTGGCGCAACTGCTGAAACTGAACCGGGGATCGGTGCTGGAGCTGGACCGCAAGGTCGGCGAGGCCATCGACATCTTCGTCAACAACCGTCTGGTCGCCCGCGGGGAGGTCGTCGTCGTCGAGGATCGCCTGGGCGTGACCATGACGGAAATCATCAAGACCGAGGACTCGGCCGCCTAG